In Thiospirochaeta perfilievii, a single window of DNA contains:
- a CDS encoding helix-turn-helix domain-containing protein — translation MNTVSNLRPFINIGPGYTIKKYLESRGWNQEDLAQIIDISPKQLSKIINDKAHITIKVAKLLADAFSTSAEFWVNLDTQYRLKLEPITDKETATQIKAKIRKFMPVSEIRKKGWFSIDNTASGYESLYENIWDKKPNDISIYENCEKKYCARQSKTNEEFTNYYSTTWQRIALLKAKTINVPKYNKDKLHKIIKNYTSYTVSTNGINEIIADLNQAGIKFLVLSHLTKTYLDGACFYDEENPVIVYTCRYDRIDNFWFTLAHEIAHVIKHLSNFKDKYFLDDLTNNDSNDQLEKEADEKAEELLRVEEIITESLQYTKYFSEEKLNIISKKLKIEQSVILGILQHKGYVDYRKLNKYKKKVKDKFPSEINFG, via the coding sequence ATGAATACAGTTAGTAATCTAAGACCATTTATTAATATAGGACCTGGTTATACTATAAAAAAATACCTTGAATCCAGAGGTTGGAATCAAGAAGATTTGGCACAAATAATTGATATATCACCAAAACAATTAAGTAAAATAATTAATGATAAAGCACATATAACTATAAAAGTGGCTAAATTATTAGCTGATGCCTTTAGTACTAGTGCTGAATTTTGGGTAAACCTCGATACACAATATAGATTAAAATTGGAACCTATTACAGACAAAGAGACAGCAACTCAAATAAAAGCTAAAATAAGAAAATTCATGCCTGTTTCAGAAATTAGAAAAAAAGGTTGGTTTTCTATAGATAATACTGCTTCTGGATATGAGTCATTGTATGAAAATATTTGGGATAAAAAGCCAAATGATATATCTATATATGAGAATTGTGAAAAAAAATATTGTGCTAGACAAAGCAAAACAAATGAAGAATTTACAAATTATTACTCTACGACTTGGCAAAGAATCGCTTTATTGAAGGCAAAAACTATAAATGTACCTAAGTATAATAAGGATAAATTACATAAAATTATTAAAAATTATACAAGTTATACTGTTTCCACTAATGGTATAAATGAAATTATAGCAGATTTAAATCAAGCAGGTATAAAATTTTTAGTTCTTTCACATTTAACTAAAACTTATTTAGATGGAGCTTGTTTTTACGATGAAGAAAATCCAGTAATTGTTTACACTTGTAGATATGATAGGATAGATAATTTTTGGTTCACTTTAGCTCATGAAATAGCACATGTGATAAAACATTTATCAAACTTTAAAGATAAGTACTTTTTAGATGATTTAACAAATAATGACTCTAATGATCAATTAGAAAAAGAAGCTGATGAAAAAGCTGAAGAATTACTCAGAGTGGAAGAAATAATTACTGAATCATTACAATATACTAAGTATTTTTCTGAAGAAAAATTAAATATAATCTCCAAAAAACTTAAAATTGAACAATCTGTAATTTTAGGAATTTTACAACACAAAGGGTATGTTGATTACCGAAAACTGAACAAATATAAGAAGAAAGTAAAAGATAAATTTCCTAGTGAAATTAATTTTGGATAA
- a CDS encoding type II toxin-antitoxin system RelE/ParE family toxin yields the protein MKCYFSNKKLEKLYTTGKSKKYKLSEEIVRDFIWLVGIIDAAKDIYDFWDQPSLNFEKLQGFKNRHSFRINRKYRLEVDIEWENDDQTIGIVGIDEVSKHYQ from the coding sequence GTGAAATGTTATTTCTCTAATAAGAAACTTGAAAAATTGTATACAACAGGTAAAAGTAAAAAATATAAATTAAGTGAAGAAATTGTACGTGACTTTATATGGCTTGTTGGTATTATAGATGCGGCAAAAGATATATATGATTTCTGGGATCAACCTTCACTAAATTTTGAGAAATTACAGGGTTTTAAAAATAGGCACTCATTTAGGATTAATAGAAAATATCGTCTTGAAGTTGATATAGAGTGGGAAAATGATGATCAAACTATAGGAATTGTTGGTATTGATGAAGTCAGTAAACATTACCAATAA
- a CDS encoding ATP-binding protein — protein MKFYAREKELQFLEKQYTTLGSSSKMTVLTGRRRIGKTSLATKFANNKKSLYLFISKKSEKLLCKEFVATIQDKLDYPVIGEISNFKDIFKLLLEIAKKEEIVIIIDEFQEFYNINPSVYSDLQNLWDSYKFESKMQVIFIGSIYSLMHKIFQNSKEPLFGRADMVVYLKPFSPKTIKQILLDNNSFTTENLFIIFLITGGIPRYIEILVNDKKWSEKLIIDYYISEDSPFINEGKTILIEEFGKEYGTYFSILELMSEGRTSRSEIESILEKNIGGYLEKLEIDYDLINKNKPVGAKPTGKVQKYHIKDNFLKFWFRFIQINRTAIENYNFEYIKKYYEKYIQVYKGPLLEKMYQEIFKEKSEFNIIGNYWERGNLNEIDLVAVNDLDKKIIIGEIKMNLDKAKMNDLKNKSVKLLKKYKDYSVEYLLLGMQNLDKYI, from the coding sequence ATGAAATTTTACGCTAGAGAAAAGGAATTACAGTTTCTTGAAAAACAATACACAACATTAGGTTCATCATCAAAAATGACTGTTCTTACTGGACGTCGTAGAATAGGGAAGACTTCATTAGCTACAAAATTTGCTAATAATAAGAAATCACTTTATTTATTTATATCAAAGAAATCAGAGAAGCTTCTTTGTAAAGAATTCGTTGCAACAATACAAGATAAACTAGATTATCCAGTGATTGGAGAAATATCTAACTTTAAAGATATATTCAAACTTTTATTAGAAATAGCTAAGAAAGAAGAAATTGTAATAATAATTGATGAGTTTCAAGAGTTCTATAACATTAATCCATCTGTATATTCTGATTTACAAAATTTATGGGACAGTTATAAGTTTGAATCAAAAATGCAAGTGATATTTATAGGATCAATATATTCATTAATGCATAAGATATTTCAAAATAGTAAAGAACCATTATTTGGTAGAGCTGATATGGTAGTATACTTAAAACCTTTTTCTCCAAAAACAATAAAACAAATATTGTTAGATAATAATAGCTTTACTACTGAAAATCTGTTCATAATATTTTTAATTACTGGTGGAATACCAAGATATATAGAAATACTAGTTAATGATAAAAAATGGTCTGAGAAATTAATAATTGATTATTATATTAGTGAAGATTCTCCATTTATTAATGAGGGTAAAACAATATTAATAGAAGAATTTGGAAAAGAATATGGAACTTATTTCTCTATACTAGAATTAATGTCGGAGGGTAGAACATCTCGTTCTGAAATAGAATCTATACTAGAAAAAAATATTGGTGGATATTTAGAAAAACTAGAAATAGATTATGACTTAATAAATAAAAATAAACCTGTAGGAGCGAAACCAACTGGAAAAGTTCAAAAGTATCACATAAAAGATAATTTTTTAAAATTTTGGTTTAGGTTTATACAAATAAATAGAACTGCAATAGAAAATTATAATTTTGAATATATAAAAAAATATTATGAAAAATATATACAGGTTTATAAAGGCCCATTATTAGAAAAGATGTATCAAGAGATCTTCAAAGAGAAATCTGAATTTAATATTATTGGAAATTATTGGGAACGTGGTAATCTTAATGAAATAGATTTAGTTGCTGTTAATGATCTTGATAAAAAAATTATAATTGGCGAAATAAAAATGAACCTTGATAAAGCTAAAATGAATGATCTAAAAAATAAATCTGTAAAATTATTAAAAAAATATAAAGACTATAGTGTAGAATATTTATTACTTGGAATGCAGAATTTAGATAAATATATATAG